Genomic segment of Flavobacteriales bacterium:
CAATTCATCGAGAAAATCATCGTCTATCGAACTTTTGCCGACCAATGCTTTTGAGATTTTACTAAAAATGCTGGATTTGGTTTTTTCTAACCCTTGATCCAGTTTTTGTTTTTCCTCAACCGATTTCTCTTTTTTAAAAAAATCAAATAATCCCATGTCTATAAACAAAAAAAGCCTCCTGATGAAACACCTGGAAGCTTAAAAAGATTTTTTAAAAATGTTATTTAAAATATTCCTTTACCGCTTCGGTAGGAATAATCTCTTCTTTAAACGTGTACGCACCGGTCTTTGGAGACTTAACAGCTTTGATAACCTTAGCCCAATCTCTACCTGTTCCGGTTTTAAGTGTTGCAACTACCTTCTTTGCCATGTCTCTTTATTATTTAATTTCTTTATGAACGGTTACTTTCTTTAAAATGGGGTTGTATTTTTTCAACTCCAAACGCTCGGTAGTGTTCTTTTTATTTTTGGTGGTAATGTAGCGAGAAGTGCCGGGCATACCGCTCGTTTTGTGCTCTGTGCACTCCATTATCACTTGAACTCTGTTTCCTTTCTTTGCCATTGCCGATTATATTTTGCCGTTTTTTACAAACCCGTCTAAACAAGCTGTAATGCCTTTTTTGTTAATAGTTCTTAAAGCCGAAGTAGATACTTTTAATGTAATCCAAGCATCTTCTTCTGGGATATAGAATTTTTTAGTGTGAAGATTTGGGTAAAATCTTCGCTTTGTTTTAATATTTGAATGGGAAACATGGTTGCCTTTCAAAGCCTTTTTTCCCGTTAAATCACATACTCTCGACATCGCTTATTTTTTAAGGACTGCAAATTTGAACTTTTTTTTCTTTTTACGCAAAAGAAAGTTAGAGATTTTGATTTTTAATCTAATATCCTGTAAGTGCTTGGTGCTAGCTGGATGGTAGAGCCAACAACAAAGGTATCTGCTCTAGCCCATAGTTCTCTAACCATTATCTGATCAATTACCAAAAACGTGAAGTCGGATTTTGTGATTTCCTCAATATACCTTTTTTCAATGACTTGGGTATTGTCGAAATTATATGCTCTAACGGTGTCATTTTTTGGGATAACCAGAACCCTGAAACTTTTCAATTGAAGTAATGCGTTGTTGTATCGCTCCGGATGCTTTGTGTCAAGCATAATATCAAGTTGCAAAGAATCATGCATTTTTAAATACGATTTTGATATGCAGCAGGAATCTATTTTGTTAATAGTCAGACTTTTTTTTTGGGGGGGGATTTCCCATATGGTCGAAAGAGCTGCAAACAAAAATAATAATCAATAGAATTTCGGCCTGAAATAATGTAATCAAAAATTTCAAATTCAATTTTTATTGCAAAATGTTGGTCAAAGAATGCAATTCGCTACTCAACTACTTTGTAAATCCGAGGCATTAGGTTTTTTGTTTCTTTAGTCTCAATGCTGTTTTCATAAAGTATTTTGGATGCCTTGATTCTATCTATAATTACACGGGTAGAGTCTCCACCGGCAATTATTTTTTCGATTACATTTTTGCCAATGTTTCTGCTATCTGTTTTGAATGTGTAAACACTAGCAGAGCCAGTTTTAGGTGCGATAATCAAACCAAATTCATCAATATTCCAAAGTTCAGAAACAGGATTATTTTCCTTGAATGAGGGGGAAAAATCAATCTGAAGGCTGTTTAAATTTTTCAGATTCTTCAAACTCAATGTCTCACCCTCAAAACCGTTAAGATTAATGTCGATTTTACTTTCCATTTTGGTGGTAGTAAACGACAAGGCAACAATTGCCAACAGAAATAAAAATTTTGATTTCATAGTCTTATAAATAAAGTCAAATGTATGATGAAAACTGTATTGGCAGAAATTTATTGTGTCATATTACACATCAATCTTTGCGTAGCGTGCATGTGCCTCAATAAATTCTCTTCGGGGTGGCACTTCGTCGCCCATCAGCATTGAGAAAATTCTGTCGGCTTCTGCAGCACTATCAAGCGTAACTCGTTTTAGAGTTCTGCGAGCAGGATCCATGGTTGTTTCCCACAACTGCTCAGCGTTCATCTCTCCCAAACCTTTGTATCGTTGCACCGTAACGCTATCGGGTCTATCCCCGCCCAATCTCTTTACCTCCGTGTCTCGCTCGTTGTCGCTCCAGGTATAAACGGCTTCTTTTCCCTTTTTTACTTGATAAAGGGGTGGAGTGGCAATGTATATATATCCGTGGTCTATCAGTTTTTTCATGTATCTGAAAAACAGTGTAAGAATCAACGTTCTAATATGGCTTCCGTCAACATCCGCATCCGTCATGATTATTATTTTGTGATAACGGAGTTTTACGATGTTGAGTTCTTTTTCGTCTTCTTCTGTACCCATGGTTACACCAAGAGCTGTAAACATGTTTTTTATTTCTTCGTTGTCATATATTTTGTGTTCGAGGGCTTTTTCCACGTTTAAAATTTTACCTCGAAGGGGCAAAATGGCTTGAAAAGCTCTGTCTCGGCCTTGTTTTGCCGTTCCCCCTGCCGAGTCGCCCTCTACCAAATATATTTCACATGCCGCCGGATCTTTTTCCGAGCAGTCAGAAAGTTTTCCGGGCAAACCGGCTCCGCTCATAGCACCTTTTCGTTGCACCATTTCGCGGGCTTTTCGTGCTGCATGGCGGGCTTGAGCCGCCAAAACCACTTTGTTTATAATGGCTTTTGCCTGATTCGGATTTTCTTCCAAATAGTTGAGCAGCATTTCACCCACAGCCTGATCAACAGCACCCATTACCTCGCTATTGCCAAGTTTTGTTTTTGTTTGACCCTCAAATTGTGGTTCGGCTACTTTTACAGAAATAACTCCTGTTAAACCTTCTCTAAAGTCTTCCCCACTTATCTCAAATTTTAATTTAGAAAAGAAACCTTCTTTCTCCGCATACGATTTGAGTGTTCTTGTCAAAGCTCTTCTAAATCCGGCTACGTGTGTTCCACCCTCTATGGTGTTAATGTTATTTACATAAGAGTGTAAATTTTCCGTGTAGCTTCCGTTGTATTGAAAAGCAATTTCTACCGGAACGCCAGATTTTTCGCCCTCTGCGTAAATTGGAGTTGGAATAAGAGCCTCACGGGTTCCATCTAAAAATTTTACAAATTCGGTTAAACCACCTTCTGAATGAAATTCTGTTGAGAGATATTCGCCATTATCTTCTTTTTCACGTTTATCGGTCAAAATAAGCCGAATTCCTTTGTTGAGATACGCTAATTCTCGAAGTCGTGAAGCCAGCGTTTCGTAGTTGTAAACGGTGTTTTGAAAAATGGAGTCATCTGGCCAAAAACTCACCGTTGTGCCTCGTTCGTCAGAATCGCCAATAACGTCAACACCAGAAACAGGTTTTCCGATGGAGTATTCTTGTTGATAGATATGACCGTCGCGTTTAATGGTGGCCAACAATTTGGTAGATAGGGCATTAACACAACTAACCCCAACACCGTGCAAACCTCCGGAAACTTTGTATGTGTCTTTGTCAAATTTACCACCGGCATGAAGCACGGTCATAACAACCTCTAAAGCTGACCGTTTTTCTTTAGCGTGCATGGCCACCGGAATCCCACGACCGTTGTCTTCAACGGTTATACTGTTGTCTTCGTTAATAAATACCTTTATGGTGTCGCAATATCCTGCAAGAGCTTCGTCAATGCTGTTGTCAACCACTTCATAAACAAGGTGATGCAAACCCTTCAGGCCAACATCGCCTATATACATTGCAGGTCTTTTTCTTACCGCTTCAAGACCCTCTAAAACCTGTATGTTATCAGCTCCATAATTCGAGCTTTGTTGTTTGTTTTCTGACATTTTTTGAATGTAGGTTAAAAGGGTAAAATTAGGGTTAAAATGCCCGAAAACAGGCACTTTTTTGTCGATGTTATCCACATTCAATAAACGAAAAACGACCTTTTGTGGCTTATATGGTTATTTCTCCTCTGATATTGGAAAGCAGAAGTTTTTCTTGCTCTTTTTTGGTAATTTTTTGGGCCAAAACCCACATCATTTTGGATAGGGCAGCTTCGGTGGTAATGTCGTAGCCTGATATTACACCAATTTCTTTAAAAATGTTGCTGGCTGCATATTTGCCCAAATGAACAGACCCTTGCAAACATTGAGTAATGAACATTACAAAAGTGCCTTGGTCTTTAGCATTTTTTAGAACATCTAAAAACTGGGGCGAACACGGGGCGTTGCCGCTGCCAAACGTTTTAATAATGATTCCATCCACATCGGAGTCTTCAACCAATTTTGTCAAAAGGTCGGTTCTTATTCCCGGAAAAAGAGTCAAAACCAACACATTTGGGTTGAAGTTTGAATTGCAGTTAAATTTTTCTCTGCCATTTTGCCACAATGATTTGGTGTTTACCTTTATGCTTTCTTCAAGCTCTGCCAATGCAGGATAGTTTGGCGATGTGAAACCTTCAAAATCGTTGGTGCTGGCTTTTGTGCATCTGTTTCCTCTAAAAACTTTGTCGTTAAAACAAATTGAAACTTCATTAATTACGGGTAGTCCGAAAGCGGAAGAAGCTGCAATATGGATGGCGTTGCTAAAATTGGTTACCGCATCTGTTCTGGTGTGAGAAATAGGGAGTTGCGAACCTGTAAGCACAATGGGTTTTGTCAGATTTTCGAAAACAAAACTGAGTGCAGAGGCCGTGTAGGCCATTGTGTCTGTGCCGTGTATAATTATGAAACCATCAAAATCATTGTATCTGCGTTCAATTTCAGTAGCCATTTGCTGCCAATGCCCAATGTTAAATTGAGAAGAATCGAGCAGTTGCGAAAATGAGTGGTATTCAAATTCGATATTCTTGGTTTTTGAAAAATAACCGTTTGGTTTTATGGCAGGCATAAAACGCTGAAGTTGCTTCCAGTTTTGAGGTGTTAGCGGGCTTGCGGGGTCTTCCTGATTTTGAGGTGCCATGCCGATGGTTCCGCCTGTGTATAAAATAAAAATGCGGGTATTTTTCACGCTTAATTTCTTTGAGCCGCCAATAAATATAGAACCGACATACGAATGGCCACCCCATTTTCTACCTGATTAAGTATGATAGAATAATCAGAGTCGGCCACTTCTGAGCTAATCTCTACGCCACGGTTTATTGGACCCGGATGAAGTATAATAATTTCCTTTTTTAATTTCTCCAAATGCCGCATGGTAAGGCCATATTGCATACTGTATTCTCTTAAACTCGGGAAATATTTTGTGTCCTGCCGTTCTAATTGAATGCGGAGCATATTGGCAACATCGCACCAATCAATGGCTTTTTGTAGGTCATATTCTACTTTTACCCCCAAGCTGTCGATGTGCTTTGGAATTAAGGTAGGAGGCCCACAAACGGCTACTTCGGCTCCCAACTTTTTGAGGCAGTAGATATTTGAAAGTGCCACACGACTGTGAAGAATATCGCCGACTATAACCACTTTTTTGCCCTTCAAACTACCCATTTTTTCACGAATGGAGTATGCATCTAACAAGGCCTGCGTTGGATGTTCGTGTGTTCCGTCTCCCGCATTTACAATTTGAGCATCTACATTTTTAGCTAAAAATTGAGCCGCCCCCGGTGCAGGATGCCGCATTACCACCATGTCCACTTTCATGGAGAGAATATTGTTTACGGTGTCAATCAGTGTTTCGCCTTTTGATACAGATGAAGACGAACTGGCAAAGTTGACAATATCTGCCGACAACCTTTTTTCGGCAAGTTCAAACGAAATTTTTGTTCTTGTTGAGTTTTCAAAAAACACATTGGCAATGGTAATATCGCGAAGGGAAGGAACTTTTTTTATGGGTCGGGCTAAAATTTTCTTAAAATTATCTGCTGTCTCAAAAATGAGGTTTATGTCATGAGCAGTCAGGTCTTTTATACCCAATAAATGTTTTGTCGAGAGCCTTGTCATTTCTTTTCGGTTTCTATCCAAACTTTTTGTTCGTTCACTAAATCCACAATTACTTTATCGTTGGCTCTGCTATCTACATTAAGTCCAACATAATCTGGCTGAATGGGTAGTTCTCTTTTAAATCTTCGGTCGATAAGGGTTAAAAGCTCTGTTTTGGCAGGTCGCCCAAAATCAGAAAGAGCGTTCAAGGCGGCTCGCACCGACCTGCCAGTATAGAGCACATCATCTACTAAAATAATATGCAAGCCTTCAATAGAAAATTCAATTTCCATGGTATTGGGAAGCAATATTTTTTCGCTTCTTCTAAAATCATCTCGATAAAATGTACTGTCTAACTCACCGTATCTAATATTTTTTATTCCGAAATCATCCGTTAAAATTTGTCTAATTTTTCGTGCCAACGCACTGCCGCGAGGCTGCAATCCAATAATGGCAGAGTGTTCGAAAAGTGTGTGATTTTCGTACAATTCCATAGCCATGCGGTGCAGAACAAACTCCAATTGGGTGCTTTCTATGAGTAGCCTTTTCAACATTTTAACTTCCCAGTTTTTTAATAAGGTCAAATTCTTTTTTCGTTACTTTAGAAACGGATAGCCGGTTGAGCCGAACCATTTCCATGCTTTTGAGTACCGGATGTTCTTTTATTTCTGATAGGGTTATTGTTTTTGATAATTTTTGAATTGGTTTTACATCAACGGCCACCCATGTTTCGTCGTTTATGGTTGGGTCTGGATAGCTTTCTCTTTCAACCTCAGCAATACCTACAATTTCTTTTCCTTCATTGCTGTGGTAAAACAAACATTGATCGCCCAATTTCATATCACGCATATTGTTGCGAGCGGCATAGTTTCGCACACCGTCCCAAAATGTTTTTCCGTCTTTTTCAAACTGCTCCCAACTGTATTTGTGAGGTTCAGATTTAATAAGCCAATAATTCATTTTCTTAATTTTTAAGCAAAAAAAAAATCCCATTCAAAAATGGGATTTTTAGTTAATATATTAAATGTTTTATGCAATCTTAATTTGCTAAGAACTCTTTAAGTTGCTCTGACCAGCCATTTTTCGAGAAAGCGTCAGCTTTGCCAATGGTGGTTTCTAATTCCACTATTTGATCAGCGTTTAAAGCTGCCAACTGGGCATAAGTTGTATAACCCGCTTCATGGATTTTTTTCTCCAATGCAGGGCCAACACCGGCCAATTTTTTCATATCATCAGCACCAGTGTTAGATTTAGCTGCTTTTTCTTTTTTTGGAGCAGGCTCATCAGAAGAAACTTTGTCTGATTTTTCCTTTTCCATTTTAGCCAATTTTGCTTCGGCAGATTTTCTGTTTTCTGCTTCCATCTTGGCTTTAAGTTCTGCTAAACCGTCAAGCTCGCCGAGGGTAGAAACGTCGTTAGACTTGTTCAGTTTCTTAACCATTTTGCTGGCTTGTTTTGCTGATTTTTTCTTGGCCTCATCATCGCCGTCAATGCGGGCTCTTTCTTGCTCTTTCCAAATATCGGTATGAGAAACAATGATTCTTTTTTGATCTTTGTTGAACTCAATGATTCTGAAATTCAAAACCTCATCAACTTTTACCGAAGTTTTATCTTCTTTTTTGATGTGTTTATTAGGAGCAAAACCTTCTACACCATAAGGAAGAGCAATGGTAGCACCCTTGTCGGTCATTTCAGTAACAGTTCCTTCGTGTTCCGAACCTTCGGTGAAAATGCTTTCAAATGTATCCCAAGGATTTTCGTCCAATTGTTTATGACCAAGGCTCAAACGTCTGTTTTCGCGGTCTATTTCAAGAACGATAACCTCTAACTCTTCTCCTTTTTTAGTAAACTCGGCAGGATGCTTAATTTTTTTGCTCCAGCTCAAATCACTTACGTGTACTAAGCCATCAACACCTTCTTCCAATTCTACAAACAAACCGTAGTTGGTAAGATTTCTAACCACACCTTTGTGTTTGCTTTCAATTGGATATTTAGCTTCGATGTTTTCCCATGGGTCAGGAGTAAGTTGTTTTATGCCAAGAGACATTTTGTGTTCATCTTTTTCAAGAGTAAGCACCACAGCTTCTACTTCATCGCCCACTTGCATAAAGTCTTGAGGTGTTCTCAAATGTTGAGACCAAGACATTTCTGAAACGTGAACTAAACCTTCTATACCCGGAGCAACTTCGATAAATGCACCGTAATCGGCCACAGTAACTACTTTACCTTTTACTTTAGACCCAACTTGAATGTCGGCACTCAAATCAGCCCATGGGTGAGGAGTAAGTTGTTTTAAGCCAAGAGAAATTCGTTTTTTATCGTCATCGAAGTCAAGCACCACAACGTTGATTTTTTGGTCAAGTTGCAATACTTCTTCCGGATGGTTGATTCTGCCCCAAGATACGTCAGTAATGTGAAGCAATCCGTCTAAACCACCAAGGTCGATGAACACACCAAAAGAAGTCATGTTTTTAACAACACCTTCAAGCACTTGACCTTTTTCAAGTCTTGAAAGGATTTCTCCTTTTTGGGCTTCAATATCATCTTCGATAAGAGCTTTGTGCGAAATAACAACGTTTTTGAAGGCTTCGTTAATCTTAACAACCTTAAATTCCATTGTTTGACCAACGTATTGGTCGTAGTCGCGAATTGGTTTAACGTCGATTTGAGAACCTGGCAAGAATGCGTCAAGTCCGTTAACATCAACTACCAAACCACCTTTGGTTCTAGATTTTACTAAACCTCGAACAATTTCGCCGGTTTCTTGAGCTTTGGTAACCATATCCCAAGAAGTTTCAGCTAATGCTTTTCTTCTTGAAAGAACTAATTGACCAAGAGCATCTTCTGTTTCCACTACATAAACTTCAACCTCATCGCCAACTTTTAAATCAGGTTGGTTTTTGAACTCTGTTCTACCAACCAAACCATCCGATTTAAAGTTAACATCAACAACCACGTATTTTTTGGTCATTGACACAACTTTACCTTTAATGATTGAACCAGCTTCGATGGTGTTGAACGTTTGAGAATACAATCCCATCAATTCATTTTTGTTAGAATCGTCATACTGTCCAAAGCCTTCTTTGTCCATAGACCAATCAAATGCATTAGCATCGTGAACCGGATTGTCGTTAATTTCGACTTTAGGTCTTCTAACTTCTGCTACTTCGTCTTCCTCATCTTCGTCAGATGTGTTCACAAAGTCTTCGGTAATTGTTTCTGTAATTTCGTTTTGTTCGGTTTGTTCCGCCGTAACATCCTGGGTTTCGGCAGCATCAAGAGATACTTGTTCGTTCTCTAATTCGTTGTTTTGTTCTGTCAAATCAATGTGTCCTCCTTTGAGCGGCGGCAAATTTAAAATTCATAATTGAAAAACCAAAAAGTATTGTTTCTTTTTTTCTTAAAGAAAATTCTAACGAAATATGACATTAAAAATGACTTTGGTTGGTTGCATCTAACATCTCTTATCCTTAAATTTGACACTTTATTTTTGATTATGAAGAAGCATCTAATAGCATTTTTGTCAGGAACAGTTTTGATGGGGGTAAATGTTTTTGCCCAAACACCTGCGGTAAAAGGGGTTCAGTGGAATGAACAAACATCGAAGATTAAGATAGTAAATTTAGATCAGCATGGGAGTGTCCTGAACAATGTAGGCGAGGTTTCTATCCAAAATGGTCAGAAATACTTGGCTAATTCTCTTTATAATAATCAATCATCCGGTATGTTGACGTTTGTTACAGAGACGAACGACCCAACTTTGAGGTTTGCTGTTCACCCAGGAGCTCAGCAAATTGTGTTTGCAAACGCTCAAAACGGAGAGGTAATAAAGACAGTGCCTATTAACGCTTCTATAATGACATCTTTTGCCATTGGCGAGAAAAATAGAATGGGCTTTATCACAGAGGAAGGCAATTTTAATCCCTACGGAAACAACAATGAAGATATTTCAATGGTGGTTTTTGATATGAACACTGGAGGTTTAACGGGGAAAATTAAACTTTCATCTCTTTCCATTACCAGCGGTGTAAACGCTCCTTTTGTGGGCAATGTGACCCCCGTTGATGGCAACGGATTGGCTCAGGATGTATCTTTGAGTAATGTGTGCTATGTTCATAAAACCCAAATGCTTTATTTTGCTTCTAAAGACGTTACTGGCACCAATAAACTATTCAAAATAAATGCCGCCTCGAATGTTATTGAAAGTCAAACAACTATTGATTATGACATTCTGGATTTTGTATATGACAATACAAAAGACAATCTGAAGGTGTTGTTTGTAGAAAAAAGTGGAGAAGAGTCCATCCTTAAAATAGGGGAGATGAGTTTGAAAACACACGAAATTACTGCCCAAAATGAGGTTGTAAATTTAGGTGGAGTGAAAATCATCAATGATGGATTTGTGAAAATTGACGCTCAAAATGAGTTCATCTTTGTTGGTAAAATGATTAACGGCAAAATGAATGTTTATACCTTTGGAAGTGATTTGAATCTTGTTTCGCAGGTAACCAATCAAAATACAGATAGACTTGATTTTGAGTTTCCCTATTCCTTTCAAAATTCTGCTACCATTGCGGATGGCGTGATAAGCATGTACCCTAATCCTGCTACCTCTGAGGTAACAGTAGAATCAGATTTGACAACCGTAACAAATGTTAAAATTATGAACATGCTTGGTGAGGTTGTTAGAGTAATAGAAGTTCAGTCAGGATTGCGAGCAAACACCATTAGCGTTGATGGATTAGTTCCAGGAGCATACACTCTATCTATCGAGTCTGATAAATCTGTTACTGAAAACAAAACTCTTATCATACAGTAATCGATTTTTGACATGCGATGAATCAACTGATAGATACGAGATACTTGAAATATCTAAAACATTTTCTTATACTGCTGTCGGTATTTGCAGTTGGTGGGTTTATGAGTGGTTGTGGCCCCGAACCACCGCCAGAAATTATTGGCCCCGGCAGCAAAGCCGATACCGCACTGGTGGAACGAACAGATTTGCCACCTTTACGAATTCCGGCAGACAACCCCCTTACATTGGCCGGAGTTGACTTAGGAAGACATTTGTTTTACGACCCAATGCTAAGTGGAGATGGCACTCAAGCCTGTGGAACATGCCACAATCAAAAATTTGCTTTTACGGATAATGGCAATCCTGTGAGTCAGGGAATAAGAGGTAGTTTCGGAAAGCGTAATGCAATGACTATCTTTAATTTAATGTGGGTAGATAGCTTTTTCTGGGACAGCCGAGCAAAAACCTTACGACAATTAGCTACGATGCCCATTGAAAATCCCATAGAAATGGATGCACGGATACCTGATGTTTTAGTGAAACTAAACAACTCGGCCATGTATCGGCAAAAATTTAAAGACGCATTTAATACAGACACAATTTTAAAAGAGCATTTAGAGAAAGCACTCGAGCAGTTTTTGTTAAGCATTACCTCTGACAATTCAAAATTTGATAGATCAAATAGAGGAGAAGTAGAACTTACAAGTGCAGAACTAAAAGGTTTCAACGCATTAAAAATAAAAGGGTGTTTTAATTGCCATTCAACATCACTTTTAATTGACAATAAATCGCACAACACGGCTCTGGATCCATACCCTAAGGATTCGGGTAAAATGGGTTTTACAAAACTTACAAAAGATAAATTTAGCTTTAAAACGCCTTCATTAAGAAATATTATGGTGACCGCTCCGTATATGCATGATGGTCGTTTTATGACCATTGACGAGGTAATTCGGTTTTATGAAGAGGTGGGTAATAATCTGAATACTTCCAACAACTCTAATGCACCCAGAGACTTAATGACCATTGCTCCTCGAAACAGAATAACTGAGGAGGAAATGGCCGACATCAAAGCATTTTTGAATACGCTTACAGACGAAAAATTTCTGAATAATCCTAAGTATTCGGATCCATTCTGATGGTTTTTTCTCTCTGAATAATTTCGTGCCAATCATTTCCTTCGGCATATTTCTTTATGATAGCGTTTCTTTCAACCAACACTTTGGTTAAGTATTTTTTTAAGAATAGAATATCTGCGAGTCTTCCCAAAATGCCCAAAGGAGCTTGGTAGTCGAAATAGTCCGTCATCACACAACTTCCATTATTGTC
This window contains:
- a CDS encoding c-type cytochrome gives rise to the protein MNQLIDTRYLKYLKHFLILLSVFAVGGFMSGCGPEPPPEIIGPGSKADTALVERTDLPPLRIPADNPLTLAGVDLGRHLFYDPMLSGDGTQACGTCHNQKFAFTDNGNPVSQGIRGSFGKRNAMTIFNLMWVDSFFWDSRAKTLRQLATMPIENPIEMDARIPDVLVKLNNSAMYRQKFKDAFNTDTILKEHLEKALEQFLLSITSDNSKFDRSNRGEVELTSAELKGFNALKIKGCFNCHSTSLLIDNKSHNTALDPYPKDSGKMGFTKLTKDKFSFKTPSLRNIMVTAPYMHDGRFMTIDEVIRFYEEVGNNLNTSNNSNAPRDLMTIAPRNRITEEEMADIKAFLNTLTDEKFLNNPKYSDPF